The Tistrella mobilis genome window below encodes:
- a CDS encoding alkaline phosphatase family protein: protein MRFLLIGLDGLRPELVTHDRMPVLTALLERGTVLARHSAAFPTETYVNLPTLVTGARPSGHGMVANFFLDPRVDARERFEGYDVAKIEKATAAYDGRLFTTPTLGEILAANGRRLKVLSANSAGSVRLKQPMTGLDALCLSVHQPESSFPEAEVRAILDEVGRPEAPKQYPDLAGTRWMTDAFLTVITRDLPDVTILWYGEPDNAYHVFGIGSETSLGAMRAVDDQIGRVADWWEAEGRAAGVQLIFVSDHAHVTQTRRFDLAAALRSAGFRVDRHLADGADVALIPGYCGNMLVRDRSPALAAKVAAALMEMDEIGMVFSAPGRDGVEGQAPGTFDRRLAGIDHARAADLVFVLRNFDEPDQWGLTGTCLHDNGLGDGVGIHGGLHPKEILSLGALVGDRFRSGARIETATGTADIVPTMLAMMGLEHTIAPGPHGGRPVWEAMTPADGTAMNMGQNSRIGYFSDRHAELVAEPETVQSLTVGTGRFVQRLDRRLRGGRAHIEAGRRIG, encoded by the coding sequence ATGCGCTTTCTGCTGATCGGCCTAGACGGCCTGCGCCCGGAACTCGTCACCCACGATCGCATGCCGGTGCTGACGGCGCTGCTGGAGCGGGGCACCGTGCTGGCCCGCCATTCCGCCGCCTTCCCGACCGAGACCTATGTCAACCTGCCGACCCTGGTGACCGGCGCCCGGCCATCAGGCCATGGCATGGTGGCGAACTTCTTCCTGGACCCCCGGGTCGACGCCCGCGAGCGCTTCGAGGGCTATGACGTCGCCAAGATCGAGAAGGCGACCGCGGCCTATGACGGCCGGCTGTTCACGACCCCGACCCTGGGCGAGATTCTGGCGGCCAACGGCCGGCGGCTGAAGGTGCTGTCGGCCAATTCCGCCGGCAGCGTGCGGCTGAAACAGCCGATGACCGGGCTGGACGCGCTGTGCCTGTCGGTCCACCAGCCCGAGAGTTCCTTCCCCGAGGCCGAGGTGCGGGCGATCCTGGACGAGGTGGGCCGGCCCGAGGCACCGAAGCAGTATCCCGACCTGGCCGGCACCCGCTGGATGACCGACGCCTTCCTGACGGTCATCACCCGCGACCTGCCGGACGTCACCATTCTGTGGTATGGCGAGCCCGACAATGCCTACCATGTTTTCGGCATCGGATCCGAAACCTCGCTGGGCGCGATGCGGGCGGTGGACGACCAGATCGGCCGGGTTGCGGACTGGTGGGAGGCCGAGGGTCGGGCCGCGGGCGTGCAGCTGATTTTTGTGTCTGATCATGCACATGTTACCCAGACCCGGCGCTTCGATCTGGCGGCGGCGCTGCGGTCGGCGGGGTTCAGGGTCGACCGGCACCTGGCCGACGGAGCCGATGTGGCCCTGATTCCGGGCTATTGCGGAAACATGCTGGTGCGTGATCGTTCCCCGGCGCTGGCGGCGAAGGTGGCGGCAGCCCTGATGGAGATGGACGAGATCGGCATGGTGTTCTCGGCCCCCGGCCGGGACGGGGTGGAAGGCCAGGCCCCGGGGACCTTCGACCGGCGGCTCGCGGGCATCGACCATGCCCGGGCAGCCGATCTTGTTTTCGTATTGCGGAACTTCGACGAGCCGGACCAGTGGGGCCTGACCGGGACCTGCCTGCATGACAACGGCCTGGGCGACGGGGTGGGCATCCATGGCGGGCTGCACCCGAAAGAGATCCTGAGCCTGGGGGCGCTGGTCGGCGACCGCTTCCGGAGCGGAGCCAGGATCGAGACCGCGACCGGCACCGCCGACATCGTGCCGACCATGCTGGCGATGATGGGGCTGGAACATACGATCGCACCCGGTCCCCATGGCGGTCGCCCGGTGTGGGAAGCGATGACCCCAGCTGACGGAACGGCTATGAATATGGGGCAAAATAGCCGAATCGGCTATTTCTCGGACAGACACGCCGAACTGGTCGCCGAACCCGAGACGGTTCAGAGCCTGACCGTGGGCACCGGGCGGTTCGTCCAGCGGCTGGACCGCCGGCTGCGCGGGGGGCGGGCCCATATCGAGGCCGGGCGGCGGATCGGCTGA
- a CDS encoding S-(hydroxymethyl)glutathione dehydrogenase/class III alcohol dehydrogenase encodes MKTRAAVAFAPNTPLEIVELDLEGPKEGEVLVEIMATGICHTDAYTLSGKDSEGVFPSILGHEGAGIVREVGAGVTSVKPGDHVIPLYTPECRQCKTCLSQKSNLCTAIRATQGKGLMPDGTSRFSLKGQPIYHYMGCSTFSNFTVMPEIAVAKIREDAPFDKVCYIGCGVTTGIGAVLYTAKVEAGADVAVFGLGGIGLNVIQGAKMVGADRIIGVDINPAKRAMAEAFGMTHFINPKEVGADRVVQAITDLTGGGVDYSFDCTGNTTVMRQALECCHRGWGQSIIIGVAEAGQEISTRPFQLVTGRVWRGSAFGGARGRTDVPKIVDWYMQGKIRIDELITDVMPLDQINHGFDLMHEGKSIRSVVVY; translated from the coding sequence ATGAAGACCCGCGCCGCCGTCGCGTTCGCGCCGAACACGCCGCTCGAGATCGTCGAGCTCGACCTGGAAGGTCCGAAAGAGGGCGAGGTTCTGGTCGAGATCATGGCCACCGGCATCTGCCATACCGATGCCTATACGCTGTCGGGCAAGGACAGCGAGGGCGTGTTCCCCAGCATCCTGGGGCACGAGGGCGCGGGCATCGTCCGCGAGGTCGGTGCCGGCGTCACCTCGGTGAAGCCCGGTGATCATGTGATCCCGCTCTACACGCCCGAATGCCGCCAGTGCAAGACCTGCCTGTCGCAGAAGTCCAATCTGTGCACCGCGATCCGTGCCACTCAGGGCAAAGGGCTGATGCCCGACGGCACCAGCCGTTTCTCGCTCAAGGGCCAGCCGATCTACCACTATATGGGCTGCTCGACCTTCTCGAACTTCACCGTGATGCCCGAGATCGCGGTTGCGAAGATCCGCGAGGACGCGCCCTTCGACAAGGTCTGCTATATCGGCTGCGGCGTCACCACCGGCATCGGTGCCGTGCTCTATACCGCCAAGGTGGAAGCGGGTGCCGATGTGGCCGTGTTCGGCCTGGGCGGCATCGGCCTGAACGTGATCCAGGGCGCGAAGATGGTCGGCGCCGACCGGATCATCGGCGTCGACATCAACCCGGCGAAACGGGCGATGGCCGAGGCGTTCGGCATGACCCACTTCATCAACCCCAAGGAGGTCGGTGCCGACAGGGTCGTGCAGGCGATCACCGATCTGACCGGCGGCGGCGTCGACTACTCCTTCGACTGCACCGGCAACACCACCGTGATGCGTCAGGCCCTGGAATGCTGCCATCGCGGCTGGGGCCAGTCGATCATCATCGGTGTGGCCGAGGCGGGGCAGGAAATCTCCACCCGTCCCTTCCAGCTGGTCACCGGCCGGGTCTGGCGCGGCTCGGCCTTTGGTGGTGCCCGCGGCCGGACCGACGTGCCGAAGATCGTCGACTGGTACATGCAGGGCAAGATCCGCATCGACGAACTGATCACCGATGTCATGCCGCTGGATCAGATCAATCATGGCTTCGATCTGATGCATGAAGGCAAGTCGATCCGCTCGGTCGTGGTCTACTGA
- the ppa gene encoding inorganic diphosphatase, translated as MDVTKIAAGRAVPADINVVIEIPANADPVKYELDKDSGAILVDRFVATPMFYPANYGFIPNTLGDDGDPVDVMVVTPYPVVPGSVIRARPVGVLKMEDESGMDEKILAVPHQKVSALYDHVQSYTDLPELLIRQIEHFFTRYKDLEKGKWVKVTGWDDIDTAKRLIEEGVARAGK; from the coding sequence ATGGACGTGACCAAGATCGCCGCCGGCCGCGCGGTGCCTGCGGACATCAATGTCGTCATCGAGATCCCTGCCAACGCCGATCCGGTGAAGTACGAGCTGGACAAGGACAGCGGCGCCATCCTGGTCGACCGTTTCGTCGCCACGCCGATGTTCTACCCGGCCAATTACGGCTTCATCCCCAACACCCTGGGCGATGACGGCGACCCGGTGGACGTGATGGTCGTGACGCCCTATCCGGTCGTGCCGGGCTCGGTGATCCGCGCGCGGCCGGTGGGCGTGCTGAAGATGGAAGACGAGAGCGGCATGGATGAAAAGATCCTGGCCGTTCCGCACCAGAAGGTCTCGGCGCTCTACGACCATGTCCAGAGCTATACCGACCTGCCGGAGCTGCTGATCCGCCAGATCGAGCATTTCTTCACCCGCTACAAGGACCTCGAAAAGGGCAAGTGGGTGAAGGTCACCGGCTGGGACGACATCGACACCGCCAAGCGGCTGATCGAGGAAGGTGTCGCCCGCGCCGGCAAGTGA
- a CDS encoding EI24 domain-containing protein, which yields MALITTTVGRTLGNLDDARMWRPLGIGIAGSAILMGVLWWLAVGWVDATGLTGIGWLDTTISYAGDFAVIVISAWLLFVPITSAVMGLVIDEVAGVVERRSYPGLPPAKGAGFWASLWSGVRFGVFALLLNLLVLPLYFVPVVNLVLFVGLNGILLSREYFELAALRRLGTAEAKAMRLRHRTTLFVHGAAVSFLFAIPFVNLTAPIIAAALFTHLFTLIREREARELRRP from the coding sequence ATGGCGCTGATCACCACCACCGTCGGACGCACGCTCGGCAATCTCGACGATGCCCGCATGTGGCGTCCGCTCGGCATCGGCATCGCAGGGTCGGCGATCCTGATGGGCGTGCTGTGGTGGCTGGCGGTGGGCTGGGTGGATGCGACCGGGCTTACCGGCATCGGCTGGCTGGACACCACCATTTCCTATGCCGGCGATTTCGCCGTCATCGTCATCTCGGCCTGGCTGCTCTTCGTGCCGATCACGTCGGCTGTGATGGGCCTGGTGATCGACGAGGTCGCCGGGGTCGTGGAGCGGCGCAGCTATCCCGGATTGCCGCCGGCCAAGGGGGCCGGGTTCTGGGCCTCGCTCTGGTCCGGCGTCAGGTTCGGCGTCTTCGCGCTTCTGCTGAACCTGCTGGTGCTGCCGCTCTATTTCGTGCCGGTGGTCAATCTGGTCCTGTTCGTCGGGCTGAACGGCATCCTGCTCAGCCGGGAATATTTCGAACTGGCGGCGCTGCGCCGTCTCGGCACGGCCGAGGCGAAGGCCATGCGGCTCCGCCACCGCACCACGCTCTTCGTGCATGGCGCCGCGGTCTCCTTCCTGTTCGCGATCCCCTTCGTGAACCTGACCGCGCCGATCATCGCCGCCGCCCTGTTCACCCATCTCTTCACCCTGATCCGGGAGCGCGAAGCCCGTGAGCTGCGCCGTCCGTAG
- a CDS encoding helix-turn-helix domain-containing protein: MELLYSGTTVLWDADGLWEDDGDDLAPSSRPRRGKVAEEVFAAAVGRRIRTIRRARGLTQQRCAAALGISFQQLQKYEKGRNRIAASTLVLLAEVLEVAPSALLDDTTDPMTVPPRRRTPERSEPDLPRIEAVSHPLARRAIADLIRALTDPDAPAHPDKSHREKDGDGDDNGDGDGPGER, from the coding sequence ATGGAGCTGCTGTATTCCGGCACGACCGTTTTGTGGGACGCCGATGGCCTGTGGGAAGACGATGGCGACGATCTGGCGCCGTCGTCACGTCCACGGCGCGGAAAGGTCGCGGAGGAGGTTTTCGCAGCGGCGGTCGGCCGACGGATCCGCACCATCCGCAGGGCGCGTGGACTGACCCAGCAGCGCTGCGCAGCGGCGCTCGGCATCAGTTTTCAGCAACTTCAGAAGTACGAAAAGGGCCGCAACCGCATCGCGGCCAGCACCCTTGTCCTGCTGGCGGAGGTTCTGGAGGTGGCGCCGTCGGCCCTGCTGGACGATACCACCGATCCGATGACGGTACCGCCGCGCCGCCGCACGCCCGAGCGCAGCGAACCGGACCTGCCCCGGATCGAGGCTGTGTCACATCCGCTGGCCCGGCGGGCGATCGCCGACCTGATCCGGGCGCTGACCGATCCCGACGCCCCGGCGCATCCCGACAAGAGCCATCGGGAGAAGGATGGGGATGGGGACGACAACGGGGATGGAGATGGGCCGGGCGAGAGGTGA
- the typA gene encoding translational GTPase TypA, whose amino-acid sequence MTVLRNLAIIAHVDHGKTTLIDALLQQSGAVRAHQQLAERAMDSNDLERERGITILAKCTAVAWKDYRLNIVDTPGHADFGGEVERILDMVDGALLLVDSAESVRPQTKFVLSKALAKGLRPIVVVNKMDRPDARPDTVLDEVFDLFAALGADEHQLDFPVAYASGRSGWASMEPVTSGENLHPLLDLIVAHVPAPDVDRDAPFTMLATMIESDPYIGRVLTGRVASGVVKMNQAVRALRRDGTLVEDARITKILRSDGLKREAVDQAEAGDIVSIAGLSKTTVADTIGAVGITEPLAARPIDPPTMAVSISVNDSPLAGQEGDKVTSRMIRDRLFREAESNVAIRVTELPSKDAFEVAGRGELQLGVLVETMRREGFEMSISRPRVLFRENAETGQLEEPIEEVHIDVDEEYSGVVVEKMSLRRAEMTDMRPSGGGKTRIVFMAPSRGLIGYRSEFLSDTRGTGVLNRLFSHYGPHKGEVEGRRNGVLVSNGTGEAVAYALWNLEERGILFVEPQTRVYGGMVIGEHSRGNDLDVNPLKAKQLTNIRSAGKDDAIRLTPPKIMSLEEAIAYIDEDELIEVTPKSIRLRKRFLDPNDRKKAARAVASA is encoded by the coding sequence ATGACCGTCCTGCGCAATCTCGCGATCATCGCCCACGTCGACCACGGCAAGACCACGCTGATCGACGCCCTGCTCCAGCAGAGCGGCGCCGTGCGCGCCCACCAGCAGCTCGCCGAACGGGCGATGGACTCGAACGATCTCGAGCGCGAGCGCGGCATCACCATCCTGGCCAAATGCACGGCAGTCGCCTGGAAGGATTACCGCCTCAACATCGTCGACACCCCCGGCCACGCCGATTTCGGCGGTGAGGTCGAGCGGATCCTCGACATGGTCGACGGCGCCCTGCTTCTGGTCGATTCGGCCGAAAGCGTGCGGCCCCAGACCAAGTTCGTGCTCTCCAAGGCGCTCGCCAAGGGCCTGCGTCCGATCGTGGTGGTCAATAAGATGGACCGCCCCGACGCCCGCCCCGACACCGTGCTCGACGAGGTCTTCGACCTGTTCGCGGCACTGGGTGCCGACGAGCACCAGCTGGACTTCCCCGTGGCCTATGCCTCGGGCCGGTCGGGCTGGGCCTCGATGGAGCCGGTGACCTCGGGCGAGAACCTGCACCCGCTGCTCGACCTGATCGTCGCCCACGTGCCGGCCCCGGATGTTGACCGCGACGCGCCGTTCACCATGCTCGCGACCATGATCGAGAGCGACCCCTATATCGGCCGCGTGCTGACCGGCCGGGTCGCCTCGGGCGTCGTGAAGATGAACCAGGCGGTCCGGGCGCTGCGCCGTGACGGCACGCTGGTCGAGGATGCGCGGATCACCAAGATCCTGCGCAGCGACGGGCTGAAGCGCGAAGCGGTGGACCAGGCGGAAGCCGGCGACATCGTCTCCATCGCCGGCCTGTCGAAGACCACGGTCGCCGACACCATCGGCGCCGTCGGCATCACCGAGCCGCTGGCCGCCCGGCCGATCGATCCGCCGACCATGGCGGTCAGCATCTCGGTCAACGACAGCCCGCTGGCCGGCCAGGAAGGCGACAAGGTCACCTCGCGCATGATCCGCGATCGGCTGTTCCGCGAGGCGGAAAGCAATGTCGCGATCCGCGTGACCGAGCTGCCGAGCAAGGACGCCTTCGAGGTCGCCGGCCGCGGCGAACTTCAGCTGGGCGTGCTGGTCGAGACCATGCGCCGCGAAGGCTTCGAGATGTCGATCTCGCGCCCGCGCGTGCTGTTCCGCGAGAATGCCGAGACCGGCCAGCTGGAAGAGCCGATCGAGGAAGTCCACATCGACGTCGACGAAGAGTATTCGGGCGTCGTGGTGGAGAAGATGAGCCTGCGCCGGGCCGAAATGACCGACATGCGCCCCTCGGGCGGCGGCAAGACCCGGATCGTGTTCATGGCACCGTCGCGCGGCCTGATCGGCTATCGCAGCGAGTTCCTGTCGGACACCCGCGGCACCGGCGTGCTGAACCGGCTGTTCTCGCATTACGGCCCGCACAAGGGTGAGGTGGAAGGCCGGCGCAACGGCGTGCTGGTGTCCAACGGCACCGGCGAGGCGGTCGCCTATGCGCTGTGGAACCTGGAGGAGCGCGGCATCCTGTTCGTCGAGCCCCAGACCCGGGTCTATGGCGGCATGGTGATCGGCGAGCATTCGCGCGGCAACGACCTGGACGTCAACCCGCTGAAGGCCAAGCAGCTGACCAATATCCGCTCGGCCGGCAAGGACGACGCCATCCGCCTGACGCCGCCGAAGATCATGAGCCTGGAAGAGGCGATCGCCTATATCGACGAGGACGAGCTGATCGAGGTGACGCCCAAGTCGATCCGGCTGCGCAAGCGCTTCCTGGACCCCAACGACCGCAAGAAGGCGGCCCGCGCCGTCGCTTCGGCCTGA
- a CDS encoding adenosine kinase — protein sequence MTEKTYHVLGLGNAILDILARTEDGFLDAQGMVKGTMALIDTDRAEAIYAAMGPAIESSGGSAANTIAGLAALGARTAFIGRVAEDTLGQVFRHDIRALGVAYDTPAAAPTPPTARCFVLITPDGQRTMNTYLGASVHLSPDDVDENEVARAEILYVEGYLWDLAPAKEACLKAMRAARRNGTRVAFSLSDKFCVDRFRAEFHRLIDDHIDILFANEAEIAALAETDDFDAAMRSVAGRVEIAALTRSEHGSVIVPREGAPVVVEASPVEAVVDTTGAGDLYAAGFLYGLTHGFDLARSARLGGLAAAGIIGQIGPRPAGSIADLVARSA from the coding sequence ATGACGGAGAAGACCTATCACGTGCTCGGCCTCGGCAACGCCATCCTGGACATCCTGGCCCGCACGGAGGACGGCTTCCTCGACGCCCAGGGCATGGTCAAGGGCACCATGGCCCTGATCGACACCGACCGGGCCGAGGCGATCTATGCAGCCATGGGCCCGGCGATCGAAAGCTCGGGCGGGTCGGCGGCCAACACGATCGCGGGTCTGGCGGCGCTGGGCGCGCGCACCGCCTTTATCGGCCGGGTGGCCGAAGACACGCTGGGCCAGGTTTTCCGCCACGACATCCGGGCGCTGGGCGTGGCCTACGACACGCCGGCCGCAGCACCGACCCCGCCCACCGCGCGCTGCTTCGTGCTGATCACGCCCGACGGCCAGCGCACGATGAACACCTATCTGGGGGCCAGCGTCCACCTGTCGCCGGACGATGTCGACGAAAACGAAGTCGCGCGTGCCGAAATACTGTACGTGGAAGGCTATTTGTGGGATCTTGCACCCGCGAAGGAAGCCTGCCTCAAGGCGATGCGGGCGGCACGGCGCAATGGAACACGGGTGGCATTCAGCCTGTCCGACAAGTTCTGCGTCGACCGCTTCCGTGCCGAGTTCCACCGGCTTATCGACGACCACATCGACATCCTGTTCGCGAACGAAGCCGAGATCGCCGCGCTTGCGGAGACCGACGACTTCGACGCGGCCATGCGTTCGGTGGCGGGCCGGGTGGAGATTGCGGCGCTGACCCGCAGCGAACACGGATCGGTGATCGTGCCCCGCGAGGGGGCGCCGGTCGTGGTGGAGGCGAGCCCGGTTGAGGCGGTGGTGGATACCACCGGCGCCGGTGATCTCTATGCGGCTGGTTTCCTTTACGGGCTGACCCACGGGTTCGATCTCGCGCGGTCCGCCCGGCTCGGCGGCCTGGCGGCTGCCGGGATCATCGGCCAAATCGGCCCGCGCCCTGCCGGTTCGATCGCGGATCTCGTCGCGCGATCGGCCTGA
- a CDS encoding GntR family transcriptional regulator, with amino-acid sequence MTLRDPIYLKAKTHLSDGLDEGRWRPGDKLPSERDLARQLLLDRNLVRHALMALEGEGRVMRLDRRGWFATPPRLAFDPVNHVNFARAARDQGRDPGWQSLQRDMVPAPGPEARAMRLPPGTPLLRTFAWGALDGVRVYVEETFYNPRLGPVADTQWRGRSTTEVWEEDFGIRPRQRNLLVRPVRLAGEVLEVLALAPGAPGVYIRRIKVDEVGNVIEIDHEYWRFDAVEFRM; translated from the coding sequence ATGACCCTGCGCGACCCGATCTATCTCAAGGCCAAAACCCATCTGAGCGACGGGCTGGACGAGGGCCGCTGGCGGCCCGGGGACAAGCTGCCCTCGGAACGGGATCTGGCGCGCCAGCTCCTGCTGGACCGCAATCTCGTCCGCCATGCCCTGATGGCGCTGGAAGGCGAAGGGCGGGTGATGCGGCTGGATCGCCGGGGCTGGTTCGCCACCCCGCCCCGCCTGGCCTTCGACCCGGTCAACCATGTCAACTTCGCCCGCGCCGCCCGCGACCAGGGGCGGGATCCGGGCTGGCAGTCGCTGCAGCGCGACATGGTGCCCGCCCCCGGGCCCGAGGCCCGGGCGATGCGGCTTCCGCCCGGCACGCCGCTGCTGCGCACCTTCGCCTGGGGGGCGCTCGACGGGGTGCGGGTCTATGTCGAGGAAACCTTCTACAACCCCCGCCTCGGGCCGGTCGCCGATACGCAATGGCGTGGACGCTCCACCACCGAGGTCTGGGAAGAGGATTTCGGCATCCGGCCCCGCCAGCGCAATCTTCTGGTCCGCCCCGTGCGGCTGGCCGGAGAGGTGCTCGAGGTTCTGGCACTGGCCCCGGGTGCGCCGGGGGTGTACATCCGCCGCATCAAGGTCGACGAGGTGGGCAATGTCATCGAGATCGACCATGAATACTGGCGGTTCGATGCCGTCGAATTCAGAATGTAA
- the fghA gene encoding S-formylglutathione hydrolase, which produces METISTSRCFGGTQGIYAHASAETRTRMRFSVFVPPQAEQGPVPVVWFLSGLTCTEENFTVKAGAQRMAAALGLMLVAPDTSPRGVDDGGETVPDDPEGAWDFGLGAGFYVDATEAPWARNYRMFSYISDELPQLIAGAFPADMNAQGIMGHSMGGHGALTIALRHPGRFRSVSAFAPIVSPLNCPWGEKALGGYLGPDRSRWRAHDTVALIEDGARCPHILVDQGMADGFVASQLKPDLLEAACNAAGQPLTLNRRDGYDHSYYFIASFMEDHLRWHAAALRD; this is translated from the coding sequence ATGGAGACGATCTCCACCAGCCGCTGCTTCGGCGGTACCCAGGGGATCTATGCCCATGCGTCGGCCGAGACCCGCACCCGCATGCGGTTCTCGGTCTTCGTGCCGCCGCAGGCAGAGCAGGGGCCGGTGCCGGTGGTCTGGTTCCTGTCGGGGCTGACCTGCACGGAAGAGAACTTCACCGTCAAGGCCGGTGCCCAGCGCATGGCTGCGGCGCTGGGGCTGATGCTGGTCGCCCCCGATACCAGCCCGCGCGGGGTGGACGACGGCGGCGAGACGGTGCCCGACGATCCGGAGGGGGCCTGGGATTTCGGTCTGGGGGCCGGCTTTTATGTCGACGCCACCGAAGCCCCCTGGGCGCGCAACTACCGGATGTTCTCTTACATCTCGGACGAGCTGCCGCAGCTGATCGCCGGGGCCTTCCCGGCCGATATGAATGCCCAGGGCATCATGGGGCATTCGATGGGCGGGCATGGTGCGCTGACCATCGCGCTGCGCCATCCCGGTCGGTTCCGCTCGGTCTCGGCCTTTGCGCCGATCGTGTCGCCGCTGAACTGCCCCTGGGGCGAAAAGGCGCTGGGCGGCTATCTGGGGCCCGATCGCAGCCGCTGGCGGGCCCATGACACCGTCGCCCTGATCGAAGACGGTGCCCGCTGCCCGCATATCCTGGTCGACCAGGGCATGGCCGACGGGTTCGTCGCCAGCCAGCTGAAGCCCGACCTGCTGGAAGCCGCCTGCAATGCGGCGGGCCAGCCGCTGACGCTCAACCGGCGCGACGGCTATGACCACAGCTATTACTTCATTGCCAGCTTCATGGAAGACCATCTCCGCTGGCATGCGGCGGCACTCAGGGACTGA
- a CDS encoding AmpG family muropeptide MFS transporter translates to MTTPDGGEGRDQTGRGSRFLAGARIYLEPRLIQILLLGFASGLPLALSFGTLSVRLTEDGISKAAIGLFAAVGTPYALKFIWAPLIDQLRLPGLARLFGHRRSWLLLTQAAVILTMLGLGLSDPAADPWTTALWAVLLAFSSASQDIVIDAYRVERLPEDRQGAGAAMVVFGYRLGMLASGAGALYLAAYFDWFTAYAVMAAAMGLGVLAVLAGPEPRVDRSHAAEAEARAGRLLERLGAKGPIGRAGAWLHAAVVAPFQEFLVRPHAWLILAFVAFYKFGDSLAGVMTNPFLVDIGFDKTQIAEISKLFGFWASMVGFWAGGTLLGALGTVRSLWICGILQALSNLAFMVQAEAGPDVAVLAAVIGFENLAGGMGTAVFVAYMSSLCNVSYTATQYALLSSFMAVARTWLSSSSGIMAEELGWSAFFLATTVAAIPGLILLRLVSRRTADRAI, encoded by the coding sequence ATGACGACACCCGATGGTGGCGAGGGCAGGGATCAGACAGGCAGGGGCAGCCGCTTCCTTGCCGGGGCGCGGATCTATCTGGAGCCGCGCCTCATCCAGATCCTGCTGCTGGGCTTTGCGAGCGGTCTGCCGCTGGCGCTCAGCTTCGGCACGCTCAGCGTCCGGCTGACGGAAGACGGCATCTCCAAGGCGGCGATCGGCCTGTTCGCCGCCGTGGGGACGCCCTATGCGCTCAAATTCATCTGGGCGCCGCTGATCGACCAGCTGCGGCTGCCGGGCCTGGCCCGGCTGTTCGGCCACCGCCGGTCCTGGCTGCTGCTGACCCAGGCGGCGGTTATCCTGACCATGCTGGGGCTGGGGCTGTCCGACCCCGCCGCCGACCCCTGGACCACCGCGCTCTGGGCGGTGCTGCTGGCCTTTTCCTCGGCCAGCCAGGACATCGTCATCGATGCCTATCGGGTGGAACGCCTGCCCGAAGACCGCCAGGGCGCCGGTGCGGCGATGGTGGTGTTCGGCTATCGGCTGGGCATGCTCGCCTCGGGCGCCGGGGCGCTTTATCTCGCCGCCTATTTCGACTGGTTCACCGCCTATGCCGTGATGGCGGCGGCGATGGGCCTGGGCGTGCTGGCGGTGCTGGCGGGCCCCGAACCCCGGGTGGATCGCAGCCATGCGGCCGAGGCCGAAGCCCGGGCCGGACGGCTGCTGGAACGGCTGGGTGCAAAGGGGCCGATCGGCCGTGCCGGCGCCTGGCTGCATGCCGCGGTGGTGGCCCCCTTCCAGGAATTCCTGGTCCGGCCCCATGCCTGGCTGATCCTGGCCTTCGTCGCCTTCTACAAATTCGGCGACAGCCTGGCCGGGGTGATGACCAACCCCTTCCTGGTCGATATCGGCTTCGACAAGACCCAGATCGCCGAGATTTCCAAACTGTTCGGCTTCTGGGCCTCGATGGTCGGCTTCTGGGCCGGCGGCACGCTGCTTGGGGCGCTGGGCACCGTGCGGTCGCTCTGGATCTGCGGCATCCTGCAGGCGCTGTCGAACCTGGCCTTCATGGTCCAGGCCGAGGCAGGCCCCGATGTCGCGGTGCTGGCGGCCGTGATCGGCTTCGAAAACCTGGCGGGCGGCATGGGGACGGCGGTGTTCGTGGCCTATATGTCGAGCCTGTGCAACGTCTCTTACACCGCCACGCAATATGCGCTGCTGTCGTCCTTCATGGCGGTGGCGCGGACCTGGCTGTCGTCGTCGAGCGGCATCATGGCCGAGGAACTCGGCTGGTCGGCCTTCTTCCTCGCAACCACGGTTGCGGCGATTCCGGGGCTGATCCTGCTGCGGCTCGTCTCGCGCAGAACCGCAGATCGTGCTATCTAG